A stretch of the bacterium genome encodes the following:
- a CDS encoding aspartate/glutamate racemase family protein, with product MKTLGLIGGTSWHSTLDYYKLINKITNERLGGLHSARLILHSMNFHEFYSDNQTGGWESSEKFLVPIARQLEQAGAEGLLLCANTPHIVADGVRSAIGIPLIHIAEATAKEILKHRHSCVGLLGTSFTLEQPFYRDILARFGIQTLVPDKQTRDYIHSTIFEELGLGLFKEETKQTYVRIMEDLKEQGAQGIILGCTEIPLLIKPAECPVIGYDTTLIHATAAVDFALS from the coding sequence ATGAAAACACTTGGTCTGATTGGTGGGACGAGCTGGCACTCGACGCTTGACTACTATAAACTAATCAACAAGATTACCAACGAACGACTCGGGGGATTACACTCTGCAAGGTTGATCCTCCATTCGATGAATTTCCACGAGTTTTATTCAGACAATCAAACCGGCGGGTGGGAGTCGTCAGAGAAGTTTCTGGTCCCGATAGCGCGCCAACTTGAGCAGGCAGGTGCGGAAGGTCTGCTCTTGTGTGCGAATACACCGCATATCGTTGCGGATGGAGTGCGGTCTGCTATTGGCATCCCATTGATTCATATTGCCGAAGCCACAGCGAAGGAGATCCTTAAACACCGGCACTCCTGCGTCGGACTCCTCGGCACATCGTTTACGTTGGAACAACCATTCTACCGAGACATTCTCGCCAGATTCGGCATTCAGACTCTGGTTCCGGACAAACAAACCCGCGACTATATTCATTCCACCATTTTTGAGGAACTTGGACTCGGCTTATTCAAAGAAGAGACCAAGCAAACCTATGTGAGAATCATGGAAGATCTAAAGGAACAAGGAGCACAGGGAATCATTCTTGGTTGCACGGAAATTCCTCTGCTCATCAAACCGGCCGAGTGCCCTGTGATCGGATACGACACAACGCTGATCCACGCAACCGCAGCCGTGGACTTTGCCCTTTCTTAG
- a CDS encoding glutamate--cysteine ligase, whose amino-acid sequence MALIFNGSPEPTLGVECELLLLDPKTKQVVNRVPELLAELGDVGWAKPELLQCIIEVITTPCRTVADVKRELVEKFLIVEAAAKRLGLTTTFVATHPTALWHDMTITENQRYMTLVNKMQWPARRAMIMGLHVHVGVKTAEKAIAIFNAMTTFLPHLLAVSAASPYFMGEETGLASCRIKVFEAMPTAGLPQRMLNWAEFQRFMKTLIHAGAIQSIQEIWWDVRPHPKFGTIEIRICDATPDLDDVLALVALAQCLVCYLEELYDNGEELPIHKYWFIRENKWRATRWGLDADIVHSDDGTTRNMRDDLEKLVRTLTPFAVQQNCLRELQHIMKIVDRGGSYDRQRAIYRKTQSFEAVTESVVNEFQESVKNA is encoded by the coding sequence ATGGCATTGATTTTCAATGGTTCGCCTGAGCCTACGTTAGGCGTTGAATGTGAGCTCCTGCTGCTTGACCCCAAGACGAAACAAGTCGTCAATCGGGTTCCCGAACTTTTGGCCGAACTCGGCGACGTTGGCTGGGCAAAGCCCGAACTGCTTCAGTGCATAATCGAGGTGATTACGACGCCTTGCCGAACCGTGGCTGATGTCAAGCGCGAGCTAGTTGAAAAGTTTCTCATTGTTGAGGCGGCAGCGAAGAGGCTAGGGTTGACGACGACATTCGTGGCAACGCATCCCACAGCGCTTTGGCACGACATGACCATTACAGAAAATCAGCGATACATGACGCTCGTTAACAAAATGCAATGGCCTGCTCGACGTGCGATGATCATGGGTCTTCACGTCCACGTCGGTGTAAAGACCGCGGAGAAGGCAATCGCGATTTTCAACGCCATGACAACCTTTTTGCCCCACCTGCTCGCAGTTTCTGCCGCGTCGCCCTATTTCATGGGAGAAGAGACAGGACTTGCCTCCTGCCGTATCAAAGTCTTTGAAGCCATGCCTACCGCCGGACTTCCCCAGCGAATGCTCAACTGGGCGGAGTTCCAGCGCTTTATGAAAACACTGATTCATGCCGGCGCGATTCAGTCCATTCAGGAAATCTGGTGGGATGTGCGGCCTCATCCCAAGTTCGGGACCATAGAGATTCGAATCTGTGATGCAACGCCGGATCTCGATGATGTTCTCGCGCTGGTCGCCTTGGCACAGTGTCTGGTTTGTTACCTTGAAGAACTCTATGACAATGGCGAAGAACTGCCCATTCATAAATACTGGTTCATCCGCGAAAACAAATGGCGTGCGACTCGCTGGGGACTCGACGCCGACATTGTTCACTCCGACGATGGAACGACGCGAAATATGCGCGACGACCTTGAAAAGCTTGTCCGCACACTCACTCCGTTTGCTGTTCAACAAAACTGTCTGCGCGAGTTACAGCACATTATGAAGATTGTAGATCGCGGCGGCAGTTACGACCGCCAGAGAGCAATCTATCGGAAGACCCAGAGTTTTGAAGCGGTCACTGAGTCCGTTGTCAACGAGTTTCAGGAGAGTGTGAAGAATGCGTAG
- the odhB gene encoding 2-oxoglutarate dehydrogenase complex dihydrolipoyllysine-residue succinyltransferase, whose translation MLDVKVPSPGESVNEVTLSQWLKADGAFIEMNDELFEIESEKATLSVSAESSGVLKIIVPEGTTVQVGTVAAKIDDSAKAGDAPAKAESKPLQTAQLSVTPPSAPSSKTAAIASPAAEKILREAGVSPADVSNGSGRGGRLTKEDALRAVTTGSATPAPVTNAPATISIPVAGVPAAAPQKAPASHLPPQAPKIQFAGDRLERREKMTNLRQKVAERLVSVRQTTAMLTTFNEIDMSHLMQVRKEYKDKFQEAYGVKLGFMSFFTKAVTEALRYFPAINAFIEKDEIVYHDFVDIGVAVQAPKGLVVPVVRNAESLSLWQIEAEIERLASRARNNQLTIDEMTGGTFTISNGGVFGSLMSTPILNPPQSAILGMHKIEERPIALNGQIVIRPMMYVAMSYDHRIIDGRESVGFLVRVKEYLENPVRLLLQV comes from the coding sequence ATGCTTGACGTAAAAGTCCCCAGTCCCGGCGAATCAGTAAATGAAGTCACCCTTTCACAGTGGCTCAAGGCCGATGGTGCTTTCATTGAAATGAATGATGAATTGTTTGAGATCGAGTCCGAGAAGGCGACGCTTTCTGTATCGGCTGAAAGCAGCGGCGTACTGAAGATTATTGTACCGGAAGGAACAACGGTACAGGTTGGAACAGTTGCCGCGAAAATCGACGATTCAGCCAAAGCGGGTGATGCACCGGCAAAGGCAGAGTCTAAGCCTTTGCAGACTGCGCAACTCTCTGTCACTCCACCTTCGGCGCCAAGCTCCAAAACTGCTGCCATCGCATCTCCCGCCGCAGAAAAGATCTTACGCGAGGCAGGCGTATCGCCTGCGGACGTCTCAAACGGAAGCGGCCGCGGCGGAAGGTTGACGAAAGAGGATGCTCTGCGCGCCGTGACAACTGGTTCGGCAACCCCAGCGCCTGTGACAAATGCACCAGCCACAATAAGTATTCCGGTTGCCGGTGTTCCTGCCGCTGCTCCTCAGAAAGCGCCTGCTTCACACTTGCCGCCTCAGGCACCCAAGATTCAGTTCGCCGGTGATCGACTCGAACGTCGCGAAAAGATGACCAACCTGCGCCAAAAGGTTGCAGAGCGCTTAGTCTCCGTCAGGCAAACGACCGCGATGCTCACGACCTTCAATGAGATTGACATGTCTCACTTGATGCAGGTGCGCAAGGAATACAAGGACAAATTCCAAGAAGCTTACGGTGTCAAGCTTGGTTTTATGTCGTTCTTTACGAAAGCCGTGACCGAAGCGCTACGCTATTTCCCTGCGATTAACGCGTTCATCGAAAAAGATGAAATCGTTTATCATGATTTTGTCGACATTGGTGTCGCCGTTCAGGCGCCAAAGGGATTGGTCGTTCCGGTCGTGCGGAATGCGGAGAGTCTGTCACTCTGGCAGATTGAGGCCGAAATCGAACGCCTTGCCTCACGTGCGCGAAACAACCAGTTGACGATAGACGAGATGACCGGTGGAACGTTTACGATCTCAAACGGTGGAGTCTTCGGATCGCTGATGTCCACGCCGATTTTGAATCCACCTCAAAGCGCAATACTTGGTATGCACAAGATAGAAGAGCGGCCCATCGCATTGAACGGTCAGATCGTGATTCGACCCATGATGTATGTTGCGATGAGTTATGATCATCGGATCATTGACGGACGCGAATCTGTGGGCTTTCTGGTTCGCGTGAAAGAGTATCTCGAGAATCCCGTGCGCCTGCTTTTGCAAGTGTAA
- a CDS encoding prohibitin family protein — protein MQTYRPTLGPGHFLKIFIGITILLLVLRCFVIIPAGHVGVVDFFGKVSDQTLKPGVNFRNPLANIHKFSVKTQEAKEVMVVPSKEGLSVQLEISVLFHLNPEMAADVYKTVGPNYRQIILEPNFRSVTRGVTAGYEARALYTSEREILAQQIQSLLAASVQPRGLTIEATPLRQISLPSNLMASIEQKLQSEQESQRMEFILTKETQEADRKRIEAQGIADFQKIVSQGLSDAFLRWKGIEATEKLATSTNAKVVVVGSGKDGLPIILGNQ, from the coding sequence ATGCAGACTTATCGCCCGACGCTTGGCCCAGGCCATTTCCTGAAGATCTTCATCGGAATCACCATTTTACTGCTGGTTTTGCGTTGTTTTGTCATTATTCCGGCCGGACACGTCGGGGTTGTGGACTTCTTCGGCAAGGTGTCGGACCAGACTCTGAAGCCGGGTGTCAATTTCAGAAATCCCCTTGCGAACATTCACAAGTTCTCTGTAAAGACGCAGGAGGCCAAGGAAGTCATGGTAGTTCCTTCAAAAGAGGGACTTTCCGTCCAGCTCGAAATCTCTGTTCTGTTCCACTTGAACCCGGAGATGGCTGCAGATGTTTACAAGACCGTCGGACCGAACTATCGTCAGATCATTCTCGAACCTAACTTCAGATCTGTAACTCGTGGAGTAACAGCAGGTTATGAGGCGCGCGCCCTATATACTTCCGAGCGCGAAATCCTCGCCCAGCAGATACAATCACTCTTGGCGGCAAGCGTCCAGCCAAGAGGTCTCACTATCGAAGCAACTCCCCTCCGACAGATTAGCCTGCCTTCAAATTTGATGGCCTCCATCGAACAGAAGCTGCAGTCTGAACAAGAGTCTCAGCGCATGGAGTTCATTTTGACCAAGGAAACTCAAGAGGCCGACCGGAAGCGTATTGAAGCACAAGGAATTGCCGATTTCCAGAAGATTGTTTCTCAAGGTCTTAGTGATGCATTCCTCCGCTGGAAAGGGATTGAAGCTACTGAAAAATTAGCAACTTCCACAAATGCCAAGGTCGTGGTAGTGGGCTCGGGAAAGGACGGTTTGCCAATTATCCTTGGCAATCAGTAG
- a CDS encoding DoxX family protein: protein MAIAHGWGKTPPSEKFIEGVGKMGFPVPEVFAWAASLSEFGGGLLLALGLATRPAAFFIAFTVGVAGFVRHADDPFATAEKAFLFLAISVAFVFIGGGRFALDRSFSK, encoded by the coding sequence ATGGCCATTGCACATGGCTGGGGGAAAACCCCACCTTCCGAAAAATTCATCGAAGGCGTCGGCAAGATGGGTTTTCCGGTGCCCGAAGTCTTCGCATGGGCCGCAAGCCTCTCGGAATTCGGCGGTGGGCTGTTGCTCGCTCTTGGCTTGGCTACTCGCCCAGCGGCATTCTTCATTGCGTTTACGGTGGGCGTTGCTGGATTTGTCCGGCACGCCGATGATCCATTCGCGACCGCCGAGAAAGCCTTTTTGTTCCTCGCCATTTCGGTAGCTTTCGTTTTCATCGGCGGCGGACGGTTCGCTTTGGACCGGAGTTTCTCCAAGTAA
- a CDS encoding S8 family serine peptidase, with the protein MKRTWLFLVLAGLLANNAFADKIKIEKLDDLPRHTYKIDKKVVDFLKDDAAIRKLAAEVKRDILSDLDTYEISDKSTLQGMYANLGTIAIIEGDWARYIELVNKRIELEDKEAARHTTAMIGRAIASAQLKGQENYDANLAKEIRSMLAGMPYEVVEANVKAQKGGAEMASEALVIGGLDASLQPQLDKTNGEMTQDNANSLLGPYFSLRYYIPKKEIFVAALTDYIDSHKVEKQDIWAARNFSLDKGKNYKPVVLAVWDSGVDWNIFSPLNQMWTNEKEIPGNNKDDDNNGFVDDVHGIAFDLHSNKETSILYPIGKQNMGDENQMRRWMKGLGDVQSAIESEEASEIKQHLSTLKQEDVQPFIESISLYGNYCHGTHVAGIAAEGNPYVRLMAARLTFDHHMIPELPTVEQATKDAAALTEAIEYFKKNGVRAVNMSWGGSLRSIEDALETHNAGGTPEERKALARKIYTIGDTAFKNAIVNAPDILFITSAGNSNIDNAFAEFYPSSYDLPNIISIGAVDQAGEETSFTSFGKVDVYANGFEVNSYVPGGTQMKMNGTSMSSPQVLNLVGKLLAIKPDLKPSQLRDLIINGADERKAGDRSVRLMNPKKSLELLERS; encoded by the coding sequence ATGAAACGCACGTGGTTGTTTCTAGTTCTGGCCGGTCTTTTGGCGAACAACGCATTCGCCGACAAGATCAAAATCGAGAAGCTCGATGATCTTCCTCGACACACATACAAGATTGACAAGAAGGTAGTCGACTTCCTTAAAGACGATGCCGCGATTCGGAAACTGGCAGCTGAAGTGAAGCGGGACATATTGTCGGATCTTGATACATATGAGATTTCCGACAAATCGACGTTGCAGGGCATGTATGCAAATCTGGGCACCATTGCAATTATCGAAGGTGACTGGGCGCGTTACATCGAGCTGGTCAATAAGCGCATCGAACTTGAGGACAAGGAGGCCGCGAGACACACGACCGCAATGATTGGTCGTGCCATTGCCAGCGCACAGTTAAAAGGTCAGGAAAACTACGACGCAAATCTCGCTAAGGAGATTCGTTCAATGCTGGCCGGCATGCCTTACGAAGTCGTGGAAGCGAACGTGAAGGCACAGAAGGGTGGTGCAGAGATGGCATCCGAAGCCCTGGTCATTGGTGGTCTGGATGCCAGTTTGCAGCCGCAGCTCGACAAGACCAACGGCGAGATGACGCAGGACAATGCCAACTCCTTGCTCGGACCGTATTTCTCACTGCGCTATTACATTCCCAAGAAAGAGATTTTCGTTGCAGCACTGACTGACTACATCGATTCGCACAAAGTGGAGAAGCAGGACATCTGGGCCGCGCGCAATTTCTCCTTGGATAAAGGCAAGAACTACAAGCCGGTCGTTTTGGCCGTTTGGGACTCAGGAGTGGACTGGAATATCTTCAGCCCGCTGAACCAGATGTGGACAAACGAGAAGGAAATTCCCGGCAATAACAAGGATGACGACAACAACGGATTCGTCGATGACGTACACGGCATCGCCTTTGATTTGCACTCGAACAAGGAGACTTCGATTCTCTATCCGATCGGCAAACAGAATATGGGCGATGAGAACCAGATGCGCCGTTGGATGAAAGGATTGGGTGACGTTCAGTCGGCGATAGAGAGCGAAGAAGCCTCGGAAATCAAGCAACATTTGTCGACGTTGAAGCAGGAGGATGTTCAGCCATTCATTGAGAGTATTAGCCTTTACGGCAATTACTGTCATGGGACTCATGTCGCTGGTATCGCGGCGGAAGGCAACCCCTATGTCCGCTTGATGGCCGCTCGTTTGACATTTGACCACCATATGATTCCTGAACTTCCGACTGTCGAGCAGGCCACTAAGGATGCTGCGGCTTTGACTGAGGCGATCGAGTATTTCAAGAAGAACGGCGTGCGCGCGGTCAACATGAGTTGGGGCGGGTCGCTTCGTTCAATTGAAGACGCTCTGGAAACTCACAATGCAGGCGGCACGCCGGAAGAACGGAAGGCTCTGGCGCGGAAGATTTACACAATTGGCGACACTGCATTCAAGAATGCGATTGTCAATGCGCCTGACATTCTATTTATTACCAGCGCAGGCAACTCGAATATCGACAACGCTTTTGCCGAGTTCTACCCCTCAAGCTACGACTTGCCGAATATCATTTCGATCGGCGCGGTCGATCAAGCGGGTGAGGAAACCAGCTTCACAAGCTTTGGCAAAGTTGACGTCTATGCAAATGGTTTCGAGGTGAATAGCTATGTGCCAGGGGGCACTCAGATGAAAATGAATGGGACCTCGATGAGCTCTCCTCAGGTGCTGAATCTTGTCGGCAAGCTGCTGGCCATAAAGCCCGACCTGAAACCGTCGCAATTGCGCGATCTCATTATTAATGGCGCCGACGAACGCAAGGCCGGTGACCGCTCGGTGAGGCTGATGAATCCCAAGAAGTCGCTGGAACTCCTTGAACGCAGCTAA
- a CDS encoding TIGR01777 family oxidoreductase, with product MRIGALERLTPPWSAIKVTWGDEHVREGSRRELSVPAGPFRTKWLAKHHSVIEGQQFIDEQEHGPFRKWAHLHKCTDLGDGRSELEDRIDFEYPLGRFGELLGRRQVYWMLNTAFPWRHERTWLDLSRHAEFAGRPRLKVAITGATGLIGSSLKSFLTTGGHEVYSIVRKKGIEGSIFWDPRRGEIESDKLEGLDAVVHLAGRSIAGSRWTESAKREIMDSRVQGTTLIATTIANLKQPPRVLISASGMGVYAESDLPVAEDGPLGTSFTADVVRAWEASADSARRAGIRVVHPRISTVVSGWGGMLGKLLPVFKFGFGGRVGSGRQVLSWIHLDDLVAAFYRMIYDDRLAGPVNCASGTAITNAEFTNTLGRVLFRPTLASVPETIVNIAFGDMGRELLLSSLNVHPAILESAGFKPWFPDLESALRFETGKPHDHSPPFHPTPLPQSGRNEYLIS from the coding sequence ATGAGGATCGGCGCTTTGGAACGGTTGACCCCGCCGTGGTCCGCGATAAAGGTCACGTGGGGCGACGAACATGTCCGCGAAGGAAGTCGCCGTGAACTCTCTGTCCCGGCAGGTCCGTTTCGCACAAAGTGGCTTGCCAAGCATCATAGCGTAATCGAGGGACAGCAGTTCATTGACGAACAGGAACACGGACCGTTTCGGAAATGGGCACATTTGCACAAGTGCACGGATCTTGGAGACGGCAGAAGCGAGCTTGAGGATAGGATCGACTTCGAGTATCCCCTTGGCAGGTTCGGCGAGCTGTTGGGGAGGCGTCAGGTCTATTGGATGCTAAATACGGCATTCCCCTGGCGACACGAACGGACTTGGCTTGATCTGTCAAGACATGCCGAGTTCGCTGGCAGGCCGCGCTTGAAAGTGGCAATTACCGGTGCAACTGGACTCATTGGGTCAAGCCTGAAGAGCTTCTTGACAACCGGCGGCCATGAAGTCTATTCGATAGTCAGAAAGAAGGGCATCGAAGGAAGTATCTTCTGGGATCCGCGGCGGGGAGAAATCGAGTCCGACAAGCTCGAAGGCTTGGACGCCGTTGTGCATCTTGCGGGCCGAAGCATCGCGGGGAGCCGTTGGACAGAATCCGCAAAGCGCGAGATTATGGACAGTCGTGTGCAAGGCACAACACTTATCGCCACGACGATTGCCAACTTGAAGCAGCCGCCGAGGGTTCTCATTAGTGCCTCCGGTATGGGAGTCTATGCCGAGTCTGATCTGCCCGTTGCAGAAGACGGGCCTCTGGGGACAAGTTTCACGGCCGACGTTGTTCGAGCCTGGGAAGCATCGGCCGATTCTGCCAGGCGGGCGGGGATCCGTGTCGTTCATCCCCGTATCTCGACGGTTGTTTCTGGCTGGGGTGGCATGCTGGGAAAGCTTCTACCTGTCTTCAAGTTCGGTTTTGGTGGACGGGTCGGGAGTGGGCGACAGGTGTTGAGTTGGATCCATCTTGATGACTTGGTTGCTGCTTTTTACAGAATGATCTACGATGACCGTCTGGCTGGTCCAGTAAATTGCGCATCCGGCACAGCGATTACAAATGCTGAATTTACAAATACTTTAGGGCGAGTTCTCTTTCGCCCAACACTTGCCTCTGTCCCAGAAACCATTGTAAATATTGCCTTTGGTGACATGGGCAGAGAACTACTGCTGAGTAGTCTTAATGTTCATCCAGCCATCCTGGAGAGTGCGGGCTTCAAGCCATGGTTTCCAGACTTGGAGAGTGCCCTGCGCTTCGAGACTGGCAAACCCCATGACCATTCACCTCCCTTCCACCCTACTCCTCTGCCACAAAGTGGAAGAAATGAGTATCTAATATCTTGA
- a CDS encoding 2-oxoglutarate dehydrogenase E1 component gives MADLSFLVNADPGVLDDIYEKYRHDPDTLDLGWRRFFEGFDFARTLNGAIAQQSPEEFEKEFKVINLIAAYRQRGHLFTKTNPVRKRRDYDGKLTLENFELTEKDLDRTFQAGTRVGLGPTTLREIIKLLDETYCHSVGVEWIFMRDPKVLQWLQDRMESNRNRRHFTLEAKRHTLNMLTKAVLLEKFLHQRFVGQKRFSLEGLETFVPAMDAIVERGALLGIREFVIGMAHRGRLNILSNVLGKDYRHIFNEFEGKQYTDAAFSGDVKYHLGHSSDLHTNAGMPVHVTVMPNPSHLEAINPVVAGVCRAKSDTRHNGDHQKVLPIFVHGDSAIAGQGIVYELLQMSQVDAYKNGGSLHIVLNNQVGFTTNYIEARSSTYCTDVGKTTLSPVFHVNGDDVEAVIYTVELALEFRQEFQRDVFIDILGYRKHGHNEGDEPRFTQPVLYKAIAAHPDPMQIYAQKLADEGSISTEESKQIEKDFRARLESDFKTSKDVFETMAPSFLKERWEGYRFAKDEDFRHSPETGIDPKDLKRIALAITKLPEGMKFFSKLERIFADRRKMITEGRFDWAMGELLAYATLAEEGFRVRLSGQDSKRGTFSHRHSMLRLEDSDEEYYPLQHISSKQAPVEIYNSILSEYGCMGFEYGYAMATPKALVLWEAQFGDFANGAQIIIDQFIAGAEQKWRRANGLVLLLPHGSEGQGPEHSSCRVERFLEMCAGTNMQVVAGTSPANMFHVLRRQMHRPLRIPLIVLTPKSPLRHPLCVSPIDDFATGTRYQEIIDDTWATPSKVKRVVLCMGKFYFDLIKKQRDGNRKDVALVRLEQIFPLPTTQLETLIARYPKAEFVWAQEEPENQGCWPYLLRKFDLTKLRVISRPEFCTPSVGFPDLHEKELAALVDKVFEL, from the coding sequence ATGGCAGATTTGTCATTTTTGGTGAATGCGGATCCAGGGGTACTGGATGACATCTACGAGAAATATCGCCACGATCCGGACACTCTTGATCTGGGTTGGCGGCGCTTCTTCGAAGGGTTCGACTTTGCGCGCACCCTGAACGGGGCCATTGCGCAACAAAGCCCAGAGGAGTTTGAAAAAGAGTTCAAGGTCATCAACCTGATCGCGGCTTATCGACAGCGCGGGCATTTGTTCACGAAGACGAATCCCGTACGCAAGCGTCGCGACTACGATGGCAAACTGACACTCGAAAACTTCGAACTGACAGAGAAGGATCTCGACAGGACGTTTCAGGCAGGAACACGAGTAGGTCTTGGACCGACCACACTTCGCGAGATCATCAAGCTCCTCGACGAGACGTATTGCCATTCCGTCGGTGTGGAATGGATTTTCATGCGCGACCCGAAGGTCTTGCAGTGGTTGCAGGATCGGATGGAGAGCAATCGAAATCGGCGGCACTTCACGTTGGAAGCCAAGCGGCACACTCTGAACATGCTGACGAAAGCGGTTCTGCTGGAGAAGTTCCTGCATCAGCGGTTCGTCGGTCAGAAGCGGTTTTCGCTTGAAGGCCTTGAGACTTTTGTCCCTGCAATGGATGCAATCGTTGAACGCGGCGCACTGCTCGGCATTCGAGAGTTTGTGATCGGTATGGCACATCGCGGACGGCTGAACATCCTGTCAAACGTGCTCGGCAAGGACTACCGGCACATCTTCAATGAGTTTGAGGGCAAGCAGTACACAGATGCAGCCTTCTCCGGCGATGTGAAGTATCACCTCGGACATTCCTCCGACTTGCACACCAACGCTGGAATGCCGGTGCACGTCACAGTGATGCCAAATCCATCGCACTTGGAGGCAATCAATCCCGTCGTCGCCGGAGTATGTAGAGCGAAGTCGGATACCCGGCACAACGGTGATCACCAGAAGGTGTTACCGATATTCGTGCACGGCGATTCAGCAATCGCAGGACAAGGAATTGTCTATGAGCTGCTGCAAATGTCGCAGGTGGACGCATATAAGAACGGCGGCAGTCTACATATCGTGCTGAATAATCAAGTCGGCTTCACGACCAATTATATCGAGGCGCGTTCGAGCACGTATTGCACAGACGTTGGCAAGACCACGCTCTCACCGGTGTTTCACGTGAACGGGGACGACGTGGAAGCCGTGATTTACACGGTCGAATTGGCGCTCGAGTTCCGACAGGAATTTCAGCGCGACGTGTTCATCGACATTCTCGGATATCGCAAGCATGGCCATAATGAGGGCGATGAGCCGCGCTTCACGCAGCCCGTGCTCTATAAGGCGATTGCCGCTCACCCGGATCCGATGCAGATCTATGCGCAGAAGCTTGCCGACGAAGGGTCGATTTCAACCGAAGAATCCAAGCAGATAGAGAAAGACTTTCGTGCACGTCTCGAATCGGATTTCAAGACATCCAAAGACGTCTTTGAAACGATGGCCCCGAGTTTCTTGAAGGAACGCTGGGAAGGCTATCGTTTTGCAAAAGATGAAGACTTCAGGCATTCCCCTGAAACAGGCATCGACCCTAAAGATCTCAAGCGCATAGCTCTTGCGATTACCAAACTGCCGGAGGGCATGAAGTTCTTCAGTAAGCTTGAGCGCATCTTCGCCGATCGCCGCAAGATGATTACCGAAGGACGGTTCGACTGGGCGATGGGTGAACTGCTGGCGTACGCAACGCTCGCCGAAGAGGGATTTCGCGTCCGGCTGTCCGGCCAGGATTCGAAACGCGGGACGTTTTCGCATCGTCACTCGATGCTGCGGTTGGAAGATTCTGATGAAGAGTATTACCCCCTTCAGCACATCAGTTCGAAACAAGCTCCCGTTGAGATTTATAATTCAATCCTGAGCGAATACGGCTGCATGGGCTTTGAATACGGTTATGCCATGGCGACCCCGAAAGCGCTCGTGCTTTGGGAAGCTCAGTTCGGAGACTTTGCAAACGGCGCTCAGATCATCATTGATCAGTTTATCGCAGGTGCAGAGCAGAAGTGGCGGAGGGCGAATGGACTTGTCCTGCTATTGCCTCACGGCTCCGAGGGTCAGGGACCGGAGCACTCGTCGTGTCGCGTAGAACGATTTCTGGAAATGTGTGCGGGCACAAACATGCAGGTCGTCGCGGGGACGTCTCCCGCAAATATGTTCCACGTGTTACGGCGGCAGATGCACCGTCCACTACGAATCCCCTTGATTGTTCTGACTCCGAAGAGTCCTTTGCGGCACCCTCTTTGTGTAAGCCCCATCGACGATTTCGCGACCGGCACGCGGTACCAAGAGATTATAGATGACACATGGGCAACACCAAGCAAAGTAAAACGCGTGGTCCTATGCATGGGCAAGTTCTACTTTGATCTGATAAAAAAGCAGCGCGATGGGAATCGGAAAGACGTTGCCTTAGTGCGACTGGAGCAGATTTTTCCCCTTCCGACCACGCAGTTGGAGACGTTGATCGCACGGTATCCAAAGGCAGAGTTCGTTTGGGCGCAGGAGGAACCTGAAAACCAAGGTTGCTGGCCGTACCTTCTGCGCAAGTTTGATTTAACAAAGCTTCGAGTAATATCACGACCAGAGTTCTGCACGCCGTCGGTGGGCTTCCCTGACTTGCACGAGAAGGAACTCGCGGCACTCGTGGACAAGGTTTTTGAGCTGTAA